A DNA window from Bradyrhizobium barranii subsp. barranii contains the following coding sequences:
- a CDS encoding PepSY domain-containing protein, whose translation MSKKRLLAIIVLSATLAATGAIADVTHTPLDATNRGLAAQGDADEAAIRRLLEQFRTIKIPLSQAVAIAENLHEGSRTADVSFEISGPAIYRVRTVGNERLWENVIDANTGSVTEKEISSSLREVDREDLGNIIALKSVEQELSDAVRIAEKAAAGSALAGGLVKQDGKLNFVVVIASGDRLKEVMLEPPRVGREKSARH comes from the coding sequence ATGTCGAAGAAGCGATTGTTAGCGATTATCGTTTTGTCCGCCACGCTTGCTGCTACGGGCGCGATAGCCGATGTCACCCACACACCTTTGGACGCCACAAATAGAGGCCTAGCCGCGCAAGGCGATGCCGATGAGGCGGCGATTCGTCGCCTGCTCGAGCAATTTCGCACAATAAAAATACCACTCAGTCAGGCGGTAGCGATCGCCGAGAATTTGCATGAGGGTTCAAGGACCGCGGATGTTAGCTTTGAGATTTCCGGTCCGGCCATTTATCGCGTGCGGACGGTAGGCAATGAACGACTTTGGGAAAATGTCATAGATGCGAACACCGGAAGCGTGACAGAAAAGGAAATTTCGTCATCGTTGAGGGAGGTCGACCGAGAGGATCTGGGCAACATCATTGCCCTGAAGTCCGTTGAGCAGGAGCTTTCGGACGCCGTACGCATCGCCGAGAAAGCTGCTGCGGGAAGCGCTCTCGCCGGAGGTCTGGTGAAGCAGGATGGCAAACTCAACTTCGTGGTCGTCATCGCCAGTGGTGATCGCTTGAAGGAGGTTATGCTTGAGCCGCCCAGAGTCGGCAGGGAAAAGTCGGCTCGCCATTAG